Below is a genomic region from Phycisphaerae bacterium.
GATCGACGGCGAAGCCGGGATGGTCCGGGTGATGGAATGATAAGACCCGCAGTCCCTTGGTATTGACCCACTGGTTGCGAATGCCGGCGATGGCAAAGTCGCATGGATCGACCGGCAGTCGAGAAACGAATCCCGCGGCAAGCAACGCTTCAACGACTTTACGCGCTTCCGATTCCGCGAGATCGATGACGAGGTCGATGTCGGCCGTCAGCCGATTCAGCCCGTGGAGCATCGCCGCAACGCCGCCGACGATCAGGAACCGCGCCCCGGCATCGTGGAGGACTGTAAGCGTCAGCGTGTAAGGATCTCGGTGCATGAGAACGTCACCGCGCGAAGCAAGGACCGCAGGTCATCGCCAGTGTCAGCGAATTATAGAACCGTCGCCAAAATGTGGGAAATCGCCTTATTCGGGTTCGCTGTTTCCGATTGCATTTCTGCGTACGGTTTGCGTTCATGCCGCGGGCTGAGCGGGGCCCTGCTTCGACGAGCCGTTACAGCGGCTCTTCCACTTCCGCGCGGCGGTTGATCTTGACGGCGAGGTTTTCTTTGTGCCGCCCGAGCCGGCCGGCGAACTTGTTCCTCGATTCCACCTGGAGAATGATCTCGCTTTCGTGGGGCTTGCCGGTCTGGATGAGGTCGCCGGGGGCGAGGCTGAGAAGCTCGTTCACGGTGATGGTGGTCTCGGCGAGGTACGCTTCGACATCGACGTAGGTGGCGCCCAGTGCGCGGGCGATTTCCTCGGAGCGATCGGTGGCGGTGGAGCGGCGCTGGTAGGCAAGCCAGCCCTGGGTCACGAGCTTGTCCACGACGGGTTCGATGACGTTGAAGGGAATGCAGAGGCTCATGGTGCCGGCGCGTCCTCCCATTTTGATCTCGAATCCGATGACCACGACGATCTCGTTGGGGGCGACGATCTGCACGAGGTGGGGATTGCTCTCGAACTCGGCGACCTTGAACTCGACTTCGACGAGGTCGGTCCAGGCTTCGTTGAGGGTGGTGAGCGCACGCGTCGTGAGGCGGTTGACGAGGCGCTGCTCGATCATGGTCAGCGGGCGCTGGGGAATGAAGAGTTCGGAGTTGGTCCCCCCCATGAGTCGGTCGAGGATGGGGTAGATGATCAGGGGACTGATCTCCAGGCAGACCTGGCCTTCGAGCGGCTCGACGGAAAGCAGGTTGAAATTCGTGGGGTTGGGCAGGGAGTAGATGAACTCGCTGTAGGTGAGCTGCTCGGTGGTGGCGACGCGCACTTCGACGATGGTGCGCAGGAAGCCGGAGAGTGACGCACCGAAGTTACGGGCGAAGGTGTCGTGAATGCCCTCGAGTGCCCGCATCTGCTCCTTGCTGACGCGCTCGGGACGCTTGAAGTCGTACGGGTGCAATTCCTTGTTGACCCGCTTCTCGCGTCCGGGTTCGCGGCGCGACGTGCCCACGCTACCGGTTTCGACGGCAGCCAGCAGGGCATCCACTTCGCTTTGATCAAGAACGTCAGCCACGGTAACGGCTCCTTATCTGTCGCGGCGCGCACCGCCTCCGCTGGAACTATCGGTGGAGCGGGAGCTTTTTCTTGAACCGGGGCCGCGTGACGCGATGACCTATGGGCGCCCCGTTTCGGTCGCAACCTGCAGACGCAGGAAGAAATCGGGAAATGTCTTTTCGCAGCACTGCGGATCGCGGATGACGAGTCCGGGAACGCGTAGCCCGGCGAGGGCGAAGCTCATGGCCATGCGATGATCGTTGTAGGTATCGATTTCGACGGGGTGAAGTTGCTCGGAAGGGTGGATGGTCAATTCGTCGGCGCTTTCCTCGACCCGGGCGCCGAGCCTGGTCAACTCGCGGGTCATGGCCGCGATGCGGTCGGTTTCCTTGACGCGAAGGTTGGCGATGTTGCGGATGCGCGTCGGGCCTTCGGCAAAAAGCGCGATGACCGCCAGCGTCTGCGCGGTATCGGGCATGCCGCCGAGGTCGACATCGATGCCGCGAAGGGGCGACTGATCTGAAGGGCCATTGACGGTGAGACGATTGGCGCCGCGCTCGACGGCGCAGCCCATGGCTGTCAGAACGTCCACAAAGCGAACATCGCCCTGGAGGCTGTGGTCACCGAGGCCTTCCACCGTGACCCGTCCCCCGCATACGGCCGCGGCGGCGAGGAAGTACATGGCGTTGGTCGCGTCCGGTTCGATGGCAAGGTTCGTCGCGCGGTAACGCTGCGGCGCCTCGACAACGAATCGGCTGCTTCGGTGTGCCGAATCCGCGCGATCCGCCAGCACGACCACTCCGAACTGGTCCATGAGTCGTATGGTCATGTCCACGAAGGGGCGGCTGGGAAGATCGCTGGTCACTTCGATGAACAGGTCACGTCCGGCGTAGGGCGCGGCCATCAGGATTGCGCTGACCATCTGGCTGGATTCGGGCGCATCGAAGGCGACGTGTCCGCCGCGCAGGCCCTGGGCGTGCAGGCGAAGGGGCGGGAAGCCCTCGCTCTCAAGATACTCAACGCCGCAGCCCAGTGTTTGCAGCGCGGAACCCAGCGCGCCGATGGGGCGCTGGCGCATGCGTGGCACGCCGTCGAGGGTGAAATGTCCGTAGCCCGCGGCGCAGAGTGCGGCGAGGAAGCGTATGGTTGTGCCGCTATTGCCGCAGAAGAGTTCGGCTTCGCTCTCGGGGAGTTGCCCGCCGCAGCCGGTGATCTCGGCGCAGAGGGACGACTTGTCAACGGTGGCCGCGATTCCCAGGGCGCGGAGCGCGTCGAGCATGATCCGCGTGTCTTCGGCCAGGAGGATGTTGTCGAGCACGCTGACGCCGTCGGCCAGGGCGGCAAGGACGAGGGCGCGGTTGGTCAGGCTCTTGGAGCCGGGCACACGGACGACGGCATCGAGCGGGCCGGACACGTTCTTACAGCGGTAAGCGTCCACGAACGGAGTGTAGGGCGGGTCGCGGCGGGGAGGAAGTCGCGACGCTTCCCGATCCTCCGCGGCGGCCGTACCATTTCGGCATGGACCTGATCGTCGTCATGCGTTCCACGGCCAGCGAGGAGGAAGTCTCCCGCGTGGTCGCCCGGGTGGAGGAGCTGGGCATGGTGGCCCACCGCTCGCGGGCGTCGTACCGCACCATCGTCGGGGCCATCGGGCCGAAGTCGCCGCAGACGCAGGACCAGCTCCAGCAGCTCCCCGGCGTGGACGAGGTCATGGCCATCACCCAGCCGTACAAGTTGGCCTCGCGCGAGTTCCACGAAGCGGACACGCTGTTCGACGTGGGCGGGGTTCGCATCGGCGGGTCGTACGTCAACATTATCGCCGGGCCGTGTGCCATCGAGAGCCGCGAAGTTCTCTTCTCCGTCGGGCGGGCGGTCCGCGACGCGGGGGCGACCATCCTGCGCGGGGGGGCGTTTAAGCCACGATCATCCCCGTATTCGTTCAGCGGACTGGGGCGCGAAGGGCTGCAACTGCTCCAGGAAGCAGGTCGTGAACTGGGCATGCCCACGATCACCGAGGTCATGGACCCGCGCGACGTGGACGTGGTTTGCCAGTATGCCGACATCCTCCAGATCGGCGCTCGCAACATGCAGAACTACAACCTGCTGCTGGAGGTGGGGCGGACGGACAAGCCCGTGCTCATCAAGCGCGGTTTCGCCGCGTCCATCGGCGAGCTGCTCATGTCGGCCGAGTACGTGCTCAGCGAGGGCAACCACCGCGTGATGCTCTGCGAACGGGGCATCCGCACCTTCGCCGAGGAGACGCGTTTCACGCTGGACGTGTCGGCCGTGCCCGTCATTCAGGAGCGGTGCCACCTTCCCGTCTTCGTCGATCCCTCCCACGCCGCGGGCAAGCGCGACCTTGTGCCGGCTTTGGCTCTGGCGGGCATAGCCGCGGGCGCGGCCGGGGCGATTGTGGAAGTACACAGTTGCCCGGATCGAGCCCTGTGCGACGGCCCGCAGGCGGTCTTGCCGGGGAATTTCGTCAAGCTGATGAACCAGATACGGGAGGTTGCGAAGGTGGTGGGGAAGATAAGCGCGTAGGGCGGATCGGGCGGCGCTATGTAGCACAATTCTGTCACGGCGGGCTGCGCCAGTTAAGTTGGTCAAAGTCGAGTCCACGGCGGGTGTAACCAGCACTACTCAAAGGAATCGGGGATGGGCGAAATAGGCGACGTGACCTGCTGGCACACCGCGAGAGGGCTGGCGAGGTATTCGGTGCTCGTGACCCACGCTGGGCTTCATAAGTTTCAGGAAATCAAAAGCGATGACCGCTATGTGTTGCTACAGAAGGCTCACGCCAAGTTGGCTCAATGGGATGAAATGTGGGAGCGTCAGCAGGAGGCGGCAGATCGGGAGACGGAGAGGCGAAATCAGGCGGCCGAGATTGAGGCGAAGATCGCCTACGCCACGGATCACACCAAGCAAATTCAGCTAGAACACAATCGTCTCGAGACCCTGCTCCTGCACACGCTTAGCGTGAACGACTGCATTGACTGGAACTCGCTTAAGAGCGCCGGTGACTATCCTCACCCCAAGCCGCAACGGCCCGTTCTTCCTCCGATACCCATCAAACCAGTATTTCCGCCGCAGCCACGGTCCACCGATCCGGCCTACATCCCCCCCCTTGGGCTGTTGGACAGACTTTTTGCATCCAGACGAAAGACGAAGATTGATGCTCAAGCGAAGCGGTTTGCCAGTGATTGCGAGGCGTGGAAAGCCAGAAAAGCAGAAGCAACTGAACTCTATAATACCCAAGTGCGCGACTATAACGCCACACTGCTGCGACTCCAGGAGAAGTTCACGAATGATACGAGTGCTTGGGAAAGCGCGAGAGAGGTCTTTCTTCAAGAGCAACTCAAATCCAACGCGGCTATCGATAGTAAGAAGGCGTTGTA
It encodes:
- a CDS encoding nucleotidyl transferase AbiEii/AbiGii toxin family protein, giving the protein MHRDPYTLTLTVLHDAGARFLIVGGVAAMLHGLNRLTADIDLVIDLAESEARKVVEALLAAGFVSRLPVDPCDFAIAGIRNQWVNTKGLRVLSFHHPDHPGFAVDLFADPPMSFDRLLASAESRSMAGLDVLVCGLDDLIAMKEATGRQQDQSDVQRLRAIRTQRSNRNP
- the fliM gene encoding flagellar motor switch protein FliM codes for the protein MADVLDQSEVDALLAAVETGSVGTSRREPGREKRVNKELHPYDFKRPERVSKEQMRALEGIHDTFARNFGASLSGFLRTIVEVRVATTEQLTYSEFIYSLPNPTNFNLLSVEPLEGQVCLEISPLIIYPILDRLMGGTNSELFIPQRPLTMIEQRLVNRLTTRALTTLNEAWTDLVEVEFKVAEFESNPHLVQIVAPNEIVVVIGFEIKMGGRAGTMSLCIPFNVIEPVVDKLVTQGWLAYQRRSTATDRSEEIARALGATYVDVEAYLAETTITVNELLSLAPGDLIQTGKPHESEIILQVESRNKFAGRLGRHKENLAVKINRRAEVEEPL
- the aroA gene encoding 3-phosphoshikimate 1-carboxyvinyltransferase, coding for MDAYRCKNVSGPLDAVVRVPGSKSLTNRALVLAALADGVSVLDNILLAEDTRIMLDALRALGIAATVDKSSLCAEITGCGGQLPESEAELFCGNSGTTIRFLAALCAAGYGHFTLDGVPRMRQRPIGALGSALQTLGCGVEYLESEGFPPLRLHAQGLRGGHVAFDAPESSQMVSAILMAAPYAGRDLFIEVTSDLPSRPFVDMTIRLMDQFGVVVLADRADSAHRSSRFVVEAPQRYRATNLAIEPDATNAMYFLAAAAVCGGRVTVEGLGDHSLQGDVRFVDVLTAMGCAVERGANRLTVNGPSDQSPLRGIDVDLGGMPDTAQTLAVIALFAEGPTRIRNIANLRVKETDRIAAMTRELTRLGARVEESADELTIHPSEQLHPVEIDTYNDHRMAMSFALAGLRVPGLVIRDPQCCEKTFPDFFLRLQVATETGRP
- the aroF gene encoding 3-deoxy-7-phosphoheptulonate synthase → MIVVMRSTASEEEVSRVVARVEELGMVAHRSRASYRTIVGAIGPKSPQTQDQLQQLPGVDEVMAITQPYKLASREFHEADTLFDVGGVRIGGSYVNIIAGPCAIESREVLFSVGRAVRDAGATILRGGAFKPRSSPYSFSGLGREGLQLLQEAGRELGMPTITEVMDPRDVDVVCQYADILQIGARNMQNYNLLLEVGRTDKPVLIKRGFAASIGELLMSAEYVLSEGNHRVMLCERGIRTFAEETRFTLDVSAVPVIQERCHLPVFVDPSHAAGKRDLVPALALAGIAAGAAGAIVEVHSCPDRALCDGPQAVLPGNFVKLMNQIREVAKVVGKISA